In one Candidatus Caccoplasma merdavium genomic region, the following are encoded:
- a CDS encoding chitobiase/beta-hexosaminidase C-terminal domain-containing protein: protein MTIPAGVTLEPTRFYSSIVLGGGRIVYKVVLQDANGEELYKIGETPQDKEAIKNLDVDLSESGLLLTEGTYRLLLYSYQWYGSVKTHLPVSFMLQGKVADEDPIEYTQLTDLTVGGVSCFDRLVDNSCTVELPYGTTSFPEIAATADDKGRVEIVQPTGDTMKAEVQLIDNGTDKLVATYTINFVPGEPAQGTVLRVEGGDAATGSVQDGVYTDGTVAISPAPTIQSMNGIWGLKMGFNADYKISVPADFTIDEIRFVGAPVYGNCKIPYVITSHETTRTTAADSLYLSEENQTVAFKLLDYKAGDTVALTIDLWGEVINYIELTSVADKKVVATPSIYVEEGHVSDTITLTSDTENAIIYYTLDGTEPTPSSNRYTGRFMISGNCTIKAIATARVFNFEDSEVAEKVVDHFKTQGGFSFTFAPGDGTTVDLTGDPKYKYVRVSDLNPAFQIKGENTVYSDSRFKIKWLRAVSLPFVSPRMRL from the coding sequence ATGACCATTCCCGCCGGCGTAACGCTGGAACCGACCCGCTTCTATTCGTCGATAGTGCTTGGCGGAGGCCGTATCGTTTACAAGGTCGTGTTGCAAGACGCCAATGGCGAAGAGTTGTATAAGATAGGAGAGACCCCGCAAGACAAAGAGGCCATCAAGAATCTCGATGTGGATTTGTCGGAAAGCGGACTCCTCCTTACCGAAGGAACTTATCGCCTTTTGCTGTATAGCTACCAGTGGTATGGCTCGGTCAAGACCCATTTGCCTGTCTCCTTCATGTTGCAAGGCAAGGTTGCCGACGAAGACCCTATTGAATATACGCAACTTACCGATTTGACGGTAGGTGGAGTCTCTTGTTTCGACCGTCTTGTCGACAACAGTTGCACGGTGGAGTTGCCCTATGGTACCACCTCGTTCCCCGAAATTGCTGCGACGGCCGATGACAAGGGCCGCGTGGAAATCGTGCAACCTACCGGCGACACGATGAAGGCCGAAGTGCAATTGATAGATAATGGTACCGACAAGTTGGTGGCGACTTATACCATAAATTTTGTGCCTGGTGAGCCGGCACAAGGAACCGTGCTCCGTGTCGAAGGCGGTGATGCTGCCACCGGTTCGGTGCAAGACGGGGTTTATACCGACGGGACGGTAGCCATATCGCCCGCACCGACCATACAGTCGATGAATGGCATTTGGGGCTTGAAGATGGGGTTCAATGCCGATTATAAAATCTCGGTACCGGCCGATTTTACTATCGATGAGATACGATTTGTCGGAGCTCCTGTCTATGGTAACTGCAAAATACCTTATGTCATCACTTCGCACGAAACGACCCGGACGACGGCCGCCGATTCGCTCTATCTCTCCGAAGAGAATCAGACCGTTGCTTTCAAGCTGCTTGATTACAAGGCCGGAGATACCGTGGCTCTTACAATCGACTTGTGGGGTGAGGTAATCAATTACATCGAACTGACGTCTGTGGCCGATAAGAAAGTCGTCGCTACTCCTTCGATATATGTGGAGGAAGGCCATGTCTCCGATACGATAACCCTGACGTCCGATACCGAAAATGCCATCATATATTATACGCTCGACGGTACCGAACCTACCCCCTCGTCGAACCGCTACACGGGTCGCTTCATGATTTCCGGCAACTGCACGATAAAAGCGATTGCCACGGCACGGGTGTTCAACTTCGAAGATTCCGAAGTGGCCGAGAAGGTTGTCGACCATTTCAAGACCCAAGGCGGATTTTCCTTTACGTTTGCTCCCGGCGATGGAACGACGGTCGACTTGACGGGTGACCCCAAATATAAGTATGTCAGAGTTTCCGACCTCAATCCTGCCTTCCAAATCAAGGGCGAGAATACCGTATATTCCGATTCCCGCTTTAAAATAAAATGGCTGCGGGCAGTGAGTTTGCCATTTGTGTCCCCGCGAATGCGATTGTGA